Proteins from a genomic interval of Microbacterium imperiale:
- a CDS encoding DUF4349 domain-containing protein, whose protein sequence is MTDLPILEERRIAEMEDALFTDIARERTERSERDAATAARRRRRRRTVWVTSSAAAVVLVAAFIFAPQLTTSTGSAESAAPAPADGAGTSEGLAPFSLDEGTTGAPIREEGVEAPAEREVLTTASATVTVADPQRAAERITEAAIAAGGYVESLSVGGGTVPPLPDAATWPAPSASAWVSVRVPAANLEGVLAGLADVGEVESSQVSRDDVTTQTIDLRARVAAGQASVDRLTDLLSQAGSVADLIAAESALVERQADLESLQQQLAALESQVAFSSLSVQLDEPAAAVDADPAGFADGLAAGWNGIVAAFNAVVVGLGFALPWLAVLAVAALSVRLALAAVRRRRARRTTTTD, encoded by the coding sequence ATGACCGATCTGCCGATCCTCGAAGAGCGTCGCATCGCGGAGATGGAGGACGCCCTCTTCACCGACATCGCGCGCGAGCGGACGGAGCGCTCGGAGCGGGATGCCGCGACCGCCGCCCGGCGCCGGCGGCGCCGCCGCACCGTGTGGGTGACCTCGAGCGCGGCCGCAGTGGTTCTCGTCGCCGCGTTCATCTTCGCGCCGCAGCTGACGACGTCGACCGGATCAGCGGAGTCCGCGGCGCCCGCGCCGGCTGACGGCGCCGGGACGAGCGAAGGGCTCGCGCCGTTCAGCCTGGACGAGGGCACGACGGGCGCGCCCATCCGCGAGGAAGGGGTCGAGGCTCCTGCCGAGCGCGAGGTCCTGACCACGGCATCCGCGACGGTGACGGTCGCCGACCCGCAGCGAGCGGCCGAGCGGATCACCGAGGCGGCGATCGCCGCGGGCGGCTACGTCGAGTCGCTCAGCGTCGGGGGCGGAACCGTGCCGCCGTTGCCGGATGCCGCAACCTGGCCGGCACCGTCAGCGTCCGCCTGGGTGTCGGTGCGGGTGCCCGCCGCGAACCTGGAGGGCGTCCTGGCGGGGCTCGCCGACGTCGGTGAGGTGGAGAGCTCGCAGGTCTCGCGCGACGACGTCACGACGCAGACGATCGATCTGCGCGCGCGTGTCGCCGCCGGGCAGGCGTCGGTCGACCGGCTGACAGATCTGTTGAGCCAAGCGGGATCGGTGGCCGATCTCATCGCCGCCGAGTCCGCGCTCGTGGAACGGCAGGCCGACCTCGAGTCGCTCCAGCAGCAGCTCGCCGCGCTGGAGTCTCAGGTCGCCTTCTCGTCGCTGAGCGTGCAGCTCGACGAACCGGCCGCAGCGGTCGATGCGGACCCCGCGGGGTTCGCCGACGGACTCGCCGCCGGGTGGAACGGCATCGTCGCGGCGTTCAACGCGGTCGTCGTCGGGCTGGGGTTCGCGCTCCCCTGGCTCGCTGTGCTCGCGGTCGCGGCGCTGTCGGTGCGACTCGCGCTCGCGGCGGTCCGCCGCCGACGGGCACGCCGTACGACCACCACCGACTGA
- a CDS encoding MBL fold metallo-hydrolase translates to MHVTKHEHACVRLERDGKTLLIDPGMFTEPLADLHGLAAVVITHEHPDHWTSQHLARILEEFPSVPIYGPEGVVRAAAGFDIREVSPGDELEAGPFRLKFFGGRHAVIHESIPVIDNVGVLVDDEFYYPGDSYAVPKGADVTLLAAPVGAPWLKIGDAMNFVLAVKPRRVFATHDMTLSPAGLAMGRERLTWAAAQNGGEFVALDPGDATDL, encoded by the coding sequence ATGCACGTCACCAAGCACGAACACGCCTGTGTGCGCCTCGAGCGCGACGGGAAGACCCTGCTCATCGACCCCGGGATGTTCACCGAGCCGCTGGCGGATCTCCACGGTCTCGCAGCCGTCGTGATCACGCACGAGCACCCCGACCATTGGACCTCGCAGCACCTCGCGCGCATCCTCGAGGAGTTCCCCTCCGTGCCGATCTACGGCCCCGAGGGCGTCGTCCGCGCGGCGGCCGGCTTCGACATCCGCGAGGTGTCCCCCGGCGACGAGCTCGAGGCCGGCCCGTTCCGGCTGAAGTTCTTCGGCGGACGCCACGCGGTGATCCACGAGTCGATCCCGGTCATCGACAACGTCGGCGTGCTCGTCGACGACGAGTTCTACTATCCGGGCGACTCCTATGCCGTCCCGAAGGGCGCCGACGTGACGCTGCTCGCGGCGCCCGTGGGCGCACCGTGGCTCAAGATCGGCGACGCCATGAACTTCGTGCTGGCCGTCAAGCCGCGCCGCGTCTTCGCGACGCACGACATGACCCTCTCGCCCGCGGGCCTGGCGATGGGGCGCGAGCGACTGACGTGGGCGGCGGCGCAGAACGGCGGCGAGTTCGTCGCGCTCGACCCGGGCGACGCGACCGACCTCTGA
- a CDS encoding HPr family phosphocarrier protein has translation MAERTATIASSSGLHARPAKLFVQEVQSKGVPVTIAVEGGPDLNAGSILSIMGLGASKGSVVTLKAEGEGAEKALDELAAFLEIDHDAA, from the coding sequence ATGGCAGAACGCACCGCCACCATCGCCAGCAGCTCGGGCCTGCACGCGCGCCCCGCGAAGCTCTTCGTGCAGGAGGTGCAGTCGAAGGGCGTGCCCGTGACCATCGCTGTCGAGGGCGGTCCCGACCTCAACGCCGGCAGCATCCTGAGCATCATGGGCCTCGGTGCGTCGAAGGGCTCCGTCGTCACGCTCAAGGCTGAGGGCGAGGGTGCCGAGAAGGCGCTCGACGAGCTCGCCGCCTTCCTCGAGATCGACCACGACGCGGCCTGA